TGTGATGCCAATGAAGAGGTTGATGACGATGAGGAACACGTAGGCAGAGCTGGGCACCTCGAACCAGAAGGATGCAGGGTACATGATGGGGGTGATGGACCAGCTGGGAAGGTAAGTGGCAGGAGCACACGTCAGCGTGGCAGGAGAGGGACCAGGCAGTGCCAACCATGGAGCCTCGGGACCGCCCACCTCCCAGTCCCACCCTCCCCGGGCTCTCCCACCCCAGCCCTCGCAGCCCACCAGCTACAGGAGCTGCAGAACATCAGCCAGAtgtgcagccccagggccagatcctgcccgTGTTGTCACAGTGCAGATGGGGCATCAGAGGGACCCACCAGTGCATCCTGGCCCACCCAGGCACCGTACCCATAGAGCAGGAAGAGGGAAAGCACGGCGGGGAAGTTGGTAGGAGAGGTGTACGCTGGGAGGTCAAACACGAACAGGATGATGATGCAGCACGTGGCCGGCACCAGGTAGTTgagctggagaaaacagaaacttcTGTGActgccctccctcccgcccAGCCCTGGGGGCTCAACCAGTGGGGCCGTGCACCCTACTCACCATGTCCCACACGTAGTTGGCCAACCAGTAGATGACGGGGTCACAGCCACTCACGAACTGCAGGTGTTTGGCCTTGGTGGCCTTTTCAGCCACCAGGAACACGACAAAGCTGGCTGGCACGAAGGACATGGCCACAATGATGAAGATGGCGATCACCACGTCTGTGCCTTGCAGGCTGCACGGGGAccaaggaggagagcagggaccTCATCAGCCTCAGTTACCCAGGGAAGGGCCACCTGTCCTGATGTGGGACAGTCACTGCGcacagggctgggcacaggggccACCACACCACAGCCACCTGGTCCCCCGCCACACAGCCTGCGGGGCAGACGCCTCGGCGCTACCCCACAAACAGCGGTGAGGAGCTCTCCCCCCTCCACGGGACAGCCACCCTCCCTCAGACCCGCTCCCTGGACCTACAGGTAATCCAGGGACAGGCTGGCGCTCGTCTTGTTCATGGGGTGGTTGGTGACTGTGATGCCTGCAGGAAGGCCCAAGAAAAAACATGGGAGTGTGAAAGCCAGCTCAGGACAGAAAATCTTGCCCCCAACCTGCCTGGTCCTGGCTCTGCGTGGGAGGAAGGGTttcctccctgcagctggatgggACCTGCGCTGTCTGAAGCAACCAAGCACCTcaaggccaagccctccctCACCGGCTGGCAGACACATCACAAGCCCAGATGCCTTCAGGCAGCACTTTGGGACGTTCTGCCCCAGCCCAGATCTCACAGCCAAGCTGTGTGAACCCCTGCCCCAACTGGGCACTAGCCTGCTTGGTCCAATGAGGGACGTTGCACTTTAGAGCTTGGTTGGACTGTGCCCTAAATCTGTTCCTGAGGTGCTTCTGCCCTTGAGCGTCTCCAAGTCCTCACCGTAGGCAGCAGGGTTGCCTTTGCTCTTGGGCAAGTTGGCTCGCAGGATGGCGTTGTTGAGAGCGTTGAGGTAGGTGGGCATGCTGTGGTAGCCCTTGTTGTTGTAGAAGAcctggaggagcagagaggtGTGGTGGGAGCTGGCAAAAGAACTGGGCCCATGGCAGATGTACTGGAAGGGAGGGATGGGATGGTGCAGgacagccccagggctgtggggacagcaggcCACTGAGGTGGGAGCTGCGGAGCGCCGCATGGGGCAAGAGCCCCCCCAGACTCCTCTGTGGAGAGCACTGCTGTGGTGGGCGAGGGGTCCCTGCCACGCCTgcccccttctcctgccccacaccacagctgctgctgcctacCCATCTCCCGCAGCATGGTCTCACCTGGGCCGTTCTCCGGACAGCGATCTTGCGCACCGTGGCAGGAGCCCTGGCCCCGAAGGAGGCTGGGATGGATTTCTGGATGTTGCCGAAGGTGAGTGCCCCATACCTGTGGGACAAGGCAGCACCGAGAAGCTGTGTCCACTGTCCCCCACCCTCTGGGGGCAGGGCCATCCTTGAGCGCGCTCCTGGCTCCCGTCAGCACCCCAGGCAGGTGTCCCCAAATCCCTCCTGCTCCACGGCACAGGGCAGACCCTCCCAGTCTCCCCCCTTGCCTGTGCAGCCGGAAGCGGTCTGAGGTGTAGAGCAGATACTCAGAGACGTTGCGCCCTGTGATGTCTGCCAGGATGTCCCCCGTCACCACCTTCATCTGCGGGGGATGTCCCCCCACGCCGCTGGGGCAGGAGAAGCCGGTCCCCTGCATGGAGCACGTGCACTTGATGGGCTCGTGGACGAtgaggggcagggcaggggctgaggtGACGGTCTCTGAGGAGCAGAGAGGACAGGTCACAGCCAGGCTCCAGCCTGGTCCAGCTGCCTGGGGCAATGTGGGGCGAGAGGCTGAGCCAAGGGGTCTTGGCCACGTAGGGAGGGAGCACTCTGCCCCACGGCCAGAGCCTGGGCTGTGAGAGGGCTTTTGTGTCCTGGTGACCAAGAGGGACCAAGAGATGGACATGGGGAACAACTTTGGGAGGACAGAAATGGTTCAGAGAGGGGGCATGAAGTGTGGCTGGAGAAGGCaatggctggggacagcagcccaCCAAGGGTGACACAAGGTTGACCACAGGGCTCTTAATGGTGTCACTATCCCAGGGAACTCCACTGGCACTGCCAGGGCTGAATGGAGAGTGGTACTCCAGGGCCAGCACCAGCCCTGAGCCAGAAGTTCAGCCCAAAGATGTGATGCTCTGGTGTGGCCAGGCCAAACTGATAGGCACTTCCaggggtccctggggctgctTCTGCAGGGCAGACACATCACCTCCCTGCTGGAGATGGATCCCAGGCCTGGACGCACTCAAGCATCAAGCGCAGGCAATACCTTTGATGGCAGAGGAAAAGGTCGAGGAGTTCCAGGCACGGAGCAGGTCCTCATCCGCCGAGATGGGGTAGTCGGAGGGAGCCGGGGATGGAGGCGGCGGCACGAAGTTGGAGAGCGGCAGGCCCTGGGTGAAGGAGTCGATACACATGGCATCAAAGTACTTGGCCGCCAGCATCTTGGACTCGTTGCTGTTGAGGTTCAGGGTCTGCATGGGCTGGTCCAGCGTGTTGTTGAAGGCTGTCTTGAGCACACAGGTGGCCCCCACACCGGAGGGCAGGTGGAAGGTGTtcaccagctgctgggggctggcATCAGGAGATAGCCTGATGCTGCGGGGAGACAAGCAGGTGAGGAGGAACAAGGAGCAGGACACATGGGTCTCACCACCTTGGCCATTTTCTGCTGGGACCTCCCTGAGGCCTTGGCACTTATCATGGCTGAATGGGCACACACAGCCCATGGCATGAGCCAAGCTGCCAATGGCAGCCGGTGCCAGGGCTGGCACCTCTCCCAGAGACACTCTGGGCAGGATGGAGGCTGCTTTCTGTGAGGGGACATGGCaacagccaggctctgctccaaGCCtgagccagccccagccccactgcaagctgccctccctgctgtccccattgCAGTCCGCGGGATAGGTGACACTGGTCACCAGCAAGTGGCAGCTCTCACCGGTACTCATGACGCTCCTCATTGGCGTACGGAATGAAGTTGCCCTTGGGCTGGGTATAGTTGTGGTACTGTGATGGTGAGAGGATGAGAGGTGGCAGGTCACCTGCAGGGACAAGGACAGGAATCCGCTCACACCGACAGCACCGCTGCACACAGGCAGACTGGCCAAGCACCCACAGGCCTTGTCCTtgccctccctgcagccagtgTCCCCACGGGCCACAGTGGAGCTAGCAGAAAAGGCCACCAGTAGCCTCCAGTGTGCAGGTGGGTGGCTCGCACGCACCTATTTCGGGCACAGAGAGCGCCACCGTCATGGCCACGCAGACGAAGAAAGCAGGCAGAAGGATCTGCGAGAAGAGCGCCTTGGTGTTGCGCTTGGCACAGTGGAAGCGTTTCACGATCAGCCCGTGGAACTGGCGCAGCTTCAGCCATGAGCCCTCCAGCTTGAAGctcccctgcccagccaggTCACCGTCCTCTGCCTCCACCTCCGTCTCTTGGTCTGGGAGGGGAGAAGCACGTCACCCCCTGGTACAGCTGCTCCCGTGCCCACCTTGGCCCCAGGGAGGTGAGCTGGGCATTGAGACAGGCGCGGCCAcccccagggacagggcagtCCCCAACCCTGACGGCCACCACACCACGGCAGCACCGTGGCATGAAGCGAGGCAGCTGGCCAGTCGGGTTCCTCTTGGCCCAAAAATGGGAAACTGAATCAATAGTTTTAAAAAGACAACCTAAGTTGGTGCTTTTTGGCAGAACCTCCCATTTTCCTATCAGGTCTCCCAGGTGGCAAGAGCTCAGTGCAGTCAGAAAGGGGCGACGGGACATGGGTGGGGGGACCCAGCGAGGCAGcgggcacagggcagggccTCACAGAGCTCTGCCGCCTGCAACCCAAATCGCAGGGCTCAGAGCATCCCTGGCTAGCGAGGCAGGGTGGAGCATCCCCGAATTAATCATGACAAGAGCTGCTGGGATAACACAGAAAAGGATCTGTGAATAAAACAGCAGCCTCAGGGTGCCGGCCTGCAGCCTCTGTCCTCAGGCAACCCCAGCAACTGGGCAGGGAGAGCCCAGAGCCCAGGTCAGGGTTCAGAGGGTGAAGCCACCAGCTGGAAGACGACTCTGTGCCCGAGGGCCAAGAGGAGATGACCCGCCAGGCAGGTGTTAGTGGGGCGAATCTGCAGGGTGGCACCGGCAGGATCCGAGGGAGGCCAAGGGCAGAGCTACCGCCACTGCGCCCGCTGGCTCCGTGTCGCAGCAGGGGCCTCCCCACGCACATGCCGCCAGTTTGGGGGTGCAAACTGGTGGAAACACCCattcccagcccccccacccAGGCTGCGGTTCTCTGGGCACAGCGTTGGTGGATGCACCACCAGACCCCCTGCGGGGTCTTGCCCCTGCAGGCACAGCCCCCCATCCCAGCGCAGCTCCCCATCCCGGCACACCCAGGAGCAGGGATGGGTGCTGGCACTGCCACTGCCCCGGCCACCCTCCACACCCCAGCCAAACGCCTCCCCCGgcccctgctgctggctgggtgcCAGTGGCACGAACCTTGCAGACTGATGTTATCGGGGTCCTGATGGTTATCAAAGAGGGGTGCGTAATCCCCAAAGAATTCGGAATAAGCCCCACCTTCGTCGCCCCGCACAGAGCCCACCGAGGAAGCCGAGTGCAGGGACGCCTGCGACTGCGCCAGCTTGGAGCAGGTCACCAGGTTGCTGAGCTCCACCTCAGGCTTCTCTGGCACGGCTGCTTCGGCCAAGGGCTCCCCATTGGCCTCAGGCTTCGGGCCCAGCTCAGGAGCGGGTGACCGTGGGGCGTCCCTCTTGGACTCCTTCATGTCTGGAAGAAGAGGGGCTGCCACCAGCCATGCCACCCTTCGTGGCGATGtggcacagagcagggacagaTCTGCTCTGCAAACCCAGTGTGGAGCAGAGGCCAGCTGCCCTTGGCTGGGCTCCGCTGGAGACCTCTCCTCCCCTTGGGAGaggaggctcctgcagccaCGTGTAAGGGGAGAGGAGCCACCAAGCCCAGGCACAGGCACACAGCCCCtcgccagccccagcagcaccgtgTGCAAACCCGGCCCGTACCCACGTCGCTGTTTTCCAGAGACTGGTCCTCCTCAGACACCTTCAGGAAGACCTCCTCCAGTGTGGTGTCCATCAGCCCAAAACTGGTGAggtccagctcctccaggctgtGCTCCAAGTGCTGCGGAGGCAAAATCCTGCATGAGGAGGGCACGAGGTGCCCACAGCATCACGGCCCCCGCGCCCGCCTGCCTGCCCACCCCGCCAGCCCCCGTGGGTACCTGGAAGAGCCTCTCAAAACAGCCTTTCTTGACAGCCTCGCTGGGCAGGATGTAGGAGAGCTCAGTGTTGGTATCTGAGATGAGGAGGCAGGAGGCCACATATTTCTTGATGAACTGGGAGACGCGAGGCTCGGAGCAGGGGCTGATGGAGGAGTGGGCCAGCGGGCTGTGTGGCTggcctggctctgcagcagagGGGCAGCATCGCTCAGTCACTTCTCATCCCGCCTCCCACCAGCACCCGTCATGTCCACACTACAGCCCACTGTGGGGTGCTGGAGGCTTCCCAGCCAccctgcctggcctggggaTGGGGTCTGCACTGCAGCCCACACTGGACATCTCGCCAGACAGAACCAGCACTTGGAGGCAAATGCCACCATGTGGGGTGTAACCTGGGATGCAGATAGGAGAAATCAAGGCTGAGTGATGCCACCTCCTACacccctgccctgtcccactCCGCCCTCCACGTGGCCTAAGGAGATCCAAGCACATGGGTGTTGGCCTCTCGTTCCTTTCCTGGGCTGAAAAGCTGGTCCCATCTGCTCCTCTAAATATGAGGTCCTGCTGCCCGCAGACCTGTGCCATTCCTGGTGTCCGACTGCTTCTTCACCACCGTCAGCTTGTAGCCATCACCATAGGTGCTCTTGAGGAAAAGTGGAGAGCCGCAGCACTTGAGCTTGCCGTGGGAGATAATGGCGATGCGGTCACCCAGCAGGTCGGCCTCGTCCATGTGGTGCGTGGAGAGCAGGATGGTCCTCCCTGATGGTGGCACAGAGCCTCATCAGAAAGGCCAGAGCCGCCACAGCCAGAGgagccctgctgggctctgcctgccTCTGCTCACCTGGCTTGTACTTGAGGATCAGGTCCCAGATGGCCCTGCGTGCGTACGGGTCCACGCCAGCCGTGGGCTCATCCAAGATCACAGCCCGCGACCCGCCCACGAACGCAATGGCCACCGACAGCTTCCTCTTCATGCCTCCCGAGAGGGTCTGCACCAGGGAGTGGCGTTTGTTGGAGAGCTCCAGGTCCTCAATcatcctggggacaggggagaagCACCAGGGATGCCGGAGGGACCATACCAGCATCCAGTGCCTGCAGGGAGCACGTGAGGCCTCTTCCCTGCATGGTACCCTCAGCTCTCAGCCGCCGGGACAGCCCAGCTACAGCCAGGCTACAGAAGCAtcttctgctgcttccacaGCCTGATACCCCAAGTTTTGGAAAACACTTGGtggagctgctccaggagaCATCTCTGCTCCCAGATCACccaccacagcacagccagcaggaaGGGAACCCACTCACACGAACTGCACAGATGGGGcaaaaggagctgggagggagtGCCTACTTGTCCATCTCCTTGCGGATCTCCTCCTCCGCCATGCTCTTGAGCTGTGAGTAGAACCAGAGGTGCTCCTCCACTGTCAGCCTGTCGAAGAGCACATTGTGCTGGGGACACATGCCCAGGTTCTTCCGGATCTCGTCCATCTCTGTCCGGATATCATGGCCGTAGATGGTAGCAGAACCCGAGGTGGGAGGGAACAAGCCGGTGAGGATGGACCTGCATAGATGGAGAAAGGCAACAACGTGAGGGACCTCGTACTCCATCTGGTCCCAATCTCAACCACCACCTCCAGGAGCATCTGCTGGGCCCCAGTCAAAGCAATGCCAGCGCAGGACCATGTGCCCACTGCCTGTTCCCTTTTGTGTCACCCCTACATCCACACCGCTGCCCTCTGGGCATGGCACCAGTTGCCAGAGGGCCCTGCAAGGACATCACGCAGCACCTTCCCCAgcctctgcagctgcccagaAGGACACGTCCAACATTTGCCCCAATGGGCACTCACATGGTGGTGGTTTTGCCTGCACCGTTGTGCCCCAGGAAGGACACCACCTGGTTCTCATAGAGGTTGAGGCTCAACTTGTTCAGCGCCAGCTTCTTGTCCGTCTTGTAGACCTTGGTGAGCTTATCAATGCAGACGACCAAGGGGAGGTGCGTTGGCTCCTCCTCGATGCCCCGTGTCTCCTCTGCCATGAGAGCAGGATGGTGAGGAATTAGGGGGTAACAGTAGGCCGGGcatggagcagagctgcccggGGGACGAACCTCCCCACCTCCATCCTGCAGTGGCTGTGGTGGCTCATGGCCCCTTGACCCTCGGCTTCTTGCCAGCATCCCCCCTCCCGCACCACAAGTAGCAGCCCCCGGACAGGCAGCAGCGCCTGGCCCAGGATCCTGCCCTGCCAAGGGCACAGGGGACACACAAGCGTCCACGCAGGaccctgcagcagagccagggccaccCCACACAACCCATCTGCCCTCACCCAGCCGACGGCTCTCCATGGCACAGGCCTGATCCTCCTCCATGATGCTGAGGCGCGTGGTGCGGGACCAGGGCCAGGTCCACTCCCAGGTTTCCACTCGCCCGTTGCCCAGCCAGTAGGATTTCTGGAAGGGGAAGTACCAGGGCCGCGGCAAGCCGAACATGCCTGCAAGCACAACCCCAGGGGGTCAGGGCCAAGCCTGCAGCCATGGCCACGCAGGAGCCAGCCgagggctggggcagagctcagcacagggACGGGCACGGACTTAAGGATTCCCCAGCTCAGGGATGTCACTGCGGGGTGGGGGCTGCAAGCACCCCAGGCTGCTTGGCTCAGGGCGACGCTGCTGGGCTGTGCAAGGAAGCAAAGTCCTTTGGGCTTTGGGTTGGGCCTGGCTCACACTTTGGTTTTActaggaaagcaaaggaagcagGTGAGACCCCTCCTCAAGTGGGAGATAAGGGGGACCAGTGTTCCAGCTGTGGACACCTGGCTTTGCTATGGTTGGCCACTGAACCAAGGCACACGACTGAAGACCTTCAAGGAACCTGCTGGTATCACCAGTGGGTCAGGGCACGTGGGCAAGTGTCCCCAACAGGACACATGTATGGGACCCTAAAGGTACGCTGTGCCAAATTCCACCATGTGAGGACTGAGGAAccagcagtgtccccagcaaagAGGCTCCTGTAAGATCAGAGGCACCCTCATGCCCCACTGCCCACACATACCCGGGTGCACTGCCTCAATGTACCACGTGAGCACCCCGTACACCACAGCATCCACAATCAGCATCATCATGGACAGGAGGAGGTTGAAGTCGTCTCCTTCTACGGGTGACTGGCTGAAGGTGTGCCACTGGATACCCACACCGGCCACCTCGTACAGCGCAAAGTACTTGGAGCCCAGCCCGAAGGCAGTGGTGGACATGAGGGACTATGGAGAGGTGGAggaaagcgaagggaagggGATGTCAGCAGGAATCTCAGGCCAGCTCCAGTGCTGCcccacccagccctgcagagatgctccctgccctgggagGCACCAAACCTTCTGGACATGCCTCCAAAGCACCATGGGGAGTTGCTTCATACAGGCAGAGGTTTGTGCATGGCTTGGTGACAGCTTGGTGGCCTATGGACTGGACCTGGGGTGCCCGGGGCAAACCTGGGGCCAAGCAGCTGCAGCCAACTCACCGCAATGCACTTCTCAAAGGCTGTGATCTTGTCATGTGCCACCTCCTCCCGTATGGCCACATACATGTAGGGTACATAGCTAAGGAAATAGATGATGCCGCCACAGGCAGAGGCCAGCTTGGCCTTGGAGTACAGCACCGACACCAGGAAGCTGCAGGGAGGACAGCATCAGCTCAGAGCCCGCACCAGGGCCTTCCCCACACCATCTGGTTTCGGTGGCATGGAGATGATAAATTGTCCCTCCACCAGCCCTTGCCCACACCATTCCCTGCACCCTTGCCCCATAGCACAAGGATCCTGGTGCTGCCTGTGCCTCCTCACCCCACAgagtggcccaggcagctcaCCAGAACATGATGGTGGCCACTGCGTAGATGGCAAGAAAGAGCCAGATGATGAGGACATCGCTGTGCATCAGGACCTTGCCGTACTTCAGGATGGCAGTGAGTGCTGTGACCGAGATGGAGAGCTGGACGAAGCCTGTGATGAACCACGCTACCCAATGCACCGCATTGTTCAAGCCCATCATCTTCATCACCTATGAGGCCAACACTGCTCAGCGGGGCTGTCCCCTACCCTGCAGATCCCCGCTGCTTCAGTcgctggggctgggagagcaaTGGGCAGCACTGAGGGGCCCCTGGGGAGTGGGCAGGACACAGCACCTCAAAAGCCAGGGTGCCAAGGGGCTCAGCTCCCTCTGGTGCTGGAGACACTGAGAAGGACCAGGTCAGCCCAGCGACGTGGGGCGTGGGCACACCCCAGCTCATGCGCCCCAAGGACATGGGGAAGGTACCCATGGATGCAGTGCAGGACTCAGAGACACCAGATCCTCCCCGGGGATCTCTTCCACCATCCCCACCTCTTTCAGGCGATGCTCCTTCTCCGTCACAATGTGCTGGATCATCATGGCCACCGAGTAGACCCAGGATATCACCATGCACAGGGGCATCATATGCTCGATGACAAAGAGAAAGCTGGAAGGGTAGAGGAAGAGAAGGGTGAGCTGGATTGTGGCACCACTGCAGAGACTCCTGGAGACCCCACAGCAATGGAAGAGCTCTCTCGCCACCTGGAGGCAACCAGCCATCCAGTCCAGCAGCTCCTTAGTGCCCTGAAAGAGCTTCTCCAATGAGCCCATAAAACAACCTGATGTCTTGGTTGTCAAGTcctggcaggcaggcagcagccgTGTGCTCAGCCCACTGCCCTGCCTACCCTGGTGAGGATGGGACGCTATCAgccctcctgctctggagagctGGTGGCTCTGGGACTTCTCCAGGTTCAATAACCACTGACAGACCCATGTGCCATCCATTTACCACACTCCTTGTGTTCTCCCCAGTCTTCAGCCTCCAAGGCACCCCACAGCCATGAGTTCCTCACTTCAGCTGTGAACTGGGCACAAAATCCTTTCCCTGCTTGCCTTGCCTCTGGTCCGAGGAACTTAACTGGTTGGTCATCAGTCCCAATGTCACCAACCTCTCTCAGGCCCCCAGATTTGTCCCCTTTCCCCAGATGAAGTGTTCTGGTCTGCAAAGGGGAAGAGGGAATGTTCTGCCCCTGCCCACACAGGTGCTACTCACTCATCCCGGGTATAACATGGGTATGGGAACATCTGCACATAGTTGCCAGGCTCCACCACGTCATGGCCAACGAACGTGTTGATGAGGGCACGCTCCATCATgtctggggagcaggagaggcCAGGCTGAGCGGGCAGTGCAGCCAGGGGTCAGGGACGTGGGCAGCTGTGGCGAGGAGCTGGCACTCACCCTGGATCCAGACGAAGCCATAAAGGAAGTAGAAGCGGCCACCGGTGTTGGGACCAGGCCGCCAGTAGGCCCGTCGGAT
The genomic region above belongs to Caloenas nicobarica isolate bCalNic1 chromosome 19, bCalNic1.hap1, whole genome shotgun sequence and contains:
- the ABCA2 gene encoding ATP-binding cassette sub-family A member 2 isoform X2 — encoded protein: MGFLHQLHLLLWKNVTLKRRSPWVLAFEIFIPLVLFFILLGLRQKKPTIPVKEAFYTAAPLTSAGILPVMQSLCPDGQRDEFGFLQYSNSTVTQLLEHLSEAVEQSSLFDPQHPGLEEELESLRRRLEALSSSEPSSMETHFSNPAGSGFTLAWAAKDRGELQRFLTRNLSLPNGTAELLLGSSVDLHEVYRLFFGSFPLVPDETHERDLWDGFGPSEKMTRLEKSLPSGWRSLREGLVHRALRDPTAAPRRPALLRLLSQALGLASTTPAPTASDSPQAFVTEMESVLFTGPVLEQLTCEQSPGGLRRLLRVAPAQQPLLQAYRALACNGSRAARRERFAQLATELREQLDAPRIVSRLKLDEVNSTAAQHRLRALLEDLAEMEKVLRDMDILSALAKLLPRGACVSKAPLPTANSTGWASANTTAGNATTEEEGAGGGPAGSDNPQGQFSAFVQLWAGLQPILCGNNRTIEPEALKQGNMSSLGFTSKEQRNLGLLVHLMTSNPKILYAPVGTEVDKVILKANETFAFVGNVTHYAKVWLNISPEIRAYLEEGRLQRRIRWLQQFTTDLHKHPEILNVSDSDVLHNFLNGNFSLPNASILLQQLDTIDNAACGWVHFMAKVSVDVFKGFPDEESIVNYTLNQAYQDNVTVFASVIFQTNKDGSLPPHVMYKIRQNSSFTEKTNEIRRAYWRPGPNTGGRFYFLYGFVWIQDMMERALINTFVGHDVVEPGNYVQMFPYPCYTRDDFLFVIEHMMPLCMVISWVYSVAMMIQHIVTEKEHRLKEVMKMMGLNNAVHWVAWFITGFVQLSISVTALTAILKYGKVLMHSDVLIIWLFLAIYAVATIMFCFLVSVLYSKAKLASACGGIIYFLSYVPYMYVAIREEVAHDKITAFEKCIASLMSTTAFGLGSKYFALYEVAGVGIQWHTFSQSPVEGDDFNLLLSMMMLIVDAVVYGVLTWYIEAVHPGMFGLPRPWYFPFQKSYWLGNGRVETWEWTWPWSRTTRLSIMEEDQACAMESRRLEETRGIEEEPTHLPLVVCIDKLTKVYKTDKKLALNKLSLNLYENQVVSFLGHNGAGKTTTMSILTGLFPPTSGSATIYGHDIRTEMDEIRKNLGMCPQHNVLFDRLTVEEHLWFYSQLKSMAEEEIRKEMDKMIEDLELSNKRHSLVQTLSGGMKRKLSVAIAFVGGSRAVILDEPTAGVDPYARRAIWDLILKYKPGRTILLSTHHMDEADLLGDRIAIISHGKLKCCGSPLFLKSTYGDGYKLTVVKKQSDTRNGTEPGQPHSPLAHSSISPCSEPRVSQFIKKYVASCLLISDTNTELSYILPSEAVKKGCFERLFQHLEHSLEELDLTSFGLMDTTLEEVFLKVSEEDQSLENSDVDMKESKRDAPRSPAPELGPKPEANGEPLAEAAVPEKPEVELSNLVTCSKLAQSQASLHSASSVGSVRGDEDQETEVEAEDGDLAGQGSFKLEGSWLKLRQFHGLIVKRFHCAKRNTKALFSQILLPAFFVCVAMTVALSVPEIGDLPPLILSPSQYHNYTQPKGNFIPYANEERHEYRIRLSPDASPQQLVNTFHLPSGVGATCVLKTAFNNTLDQPMQTLNLNSNESKMLAAKYFDAMCIDSFTQGLPLSNFVPPPPSPAPSDYPISADEDLLRAWNSSTFSSAIKETVTSAPALPLIVHEPIKCTCSMQGTGFSCPSGVGGHPPQMKVVTGDILADITGRNVSEYLLYTSDRFRLHRYGALTFGNIQKSIPASFGARAPATVRKIAVRRTAQVFYNNKGYHSMPTYLNALNNAILRANLPKSKGNPAAYGITVTNHPMNKTSASLSLDYLLQGTDVVIAIFIIVAMSFVPASFVVFLVAEKATKAKHLQFVSGCDPVIYWLANYVWDMLNYLVPATCCIIILFVFDLPAYTSPTNFPAVLSLFLLYGWSITPIMYPASFWFEVPSSAYVFLIVINLFIGITATVATFLLQLFEHDKDLKVVNSYLKSCFLVFPNYNLGHGLMEMAYNEYINEYYAKIGQFDKMKSPFEWDIVTRGLVAMTIEGFVGFFITIMCQYNFFRKPQRLPVSTKPIEDDIDVANERHRVLRGDADNDMLKIENLTKVYKSRKIGRILAVDRLCVGVRPGECFGLLGVNGAGKTTTFKMLTGDESTTGGEAFVNGHSILKELLQVQQSLGYCPQFDALFDELTAQEHLELYTRLRGIPWKDEERVVKWALKKLELTKYADKPASTYSGGNKRKLSTAIALIGYPAFIFLDEPTTGMDPKARRFLWNLILDVIKTGRSVVLTSHSMEECEALCTRLAIMVNGRLKCLGSIQHLKNRFGDGYMITVRTKSSLNIKEVVRFFNRNFPEAVLKERHHTKAQYQLKSDQISLAQVFSKMEQVVDVLGIEDYSVSQTTLDNVFVNFAKKQSDNLEQQETSPSCALQSPLERVLSLLRPRAAPTELRALVVEEQEDLETDDEGLISFEEERAQLSFNTDTLC